In a single window of the Cupriavidus basilensis genome:
- a CDS encoding polysaccharide biosynthesis protein yields MFEEKTLLITGGTGSFGNAILRRFLSSGIGEIRIFSRDEKKQDDMRKRYNNSKLKFYIGDVRDLRTLGPAMRGVDYVFHAAALKQVPSCEFHPMEAVRTNVLGTENILESSIAAGVRRVVCLSTDKAVYPINAMGISKALMEKVMVAASRNLEGTGTVICGTRYGNVMASRGSVIPLFVEQVLSGKPITITDPTMTRFMMTLADAVDLVLYAFEHGNNGDIFVQKAPAATVEVLTHAILELIRKPDHRVHVMGTRHGEKLYEALLSREEMACAEDMGNYFRVPPDGRDLNYAKFVEQGEQRLTQTTHGEDYNSHNTTRLDVEGMKQLLLKLDFMQRIARGEHALAEE; encoded by the coding sequence ATGTTTGAAGAAAAGACTTTGCTCATAACCGGTGGAACCGGTTCATTTGGAAATGCGATCCTTCGACGGTTTCTTTCCAGCGGGATTGGGGAGATTCGCATCTTCAGCCGGGACGAGAAGAAGCAAGACGATATGCGTAAGCGTTACAATAATTCAAAGCTTAAGTTCTATATCGGCGATGTCCGCGACTTGCGTACCCTGGGGCCCGCGATGCGGGGTGTGGACTACGTTTTTCACGCTGCGGCGCTTAAACAAGTTCCATCCTGCGAGTTTCACCCCATGGAGGCCGTGCGGACCAATGTGCTTGGTACGGAGAACATCTTGGAATCCTCCATTGCGGCAGGCGTACGGCGAGTGGTGTGTCTGAGCACTGACAAGGCCGTGTACCCCATAAACGCCATGGGTATCAGTAAGGCCTTAATGGAAAAGGTGATGGTGGCCGCAAGTCGGAATCTAGAAGGGACGGGAACTGTAATTTGCGGCACCCGTTATGGCAATGTGATGGCCTCCCGAGGCTCGGTGATTCCGCTGTTTGTGGAGCAGGTGCTCTCCGGCAAGCCGATCACCATAACGGACCCGACGATGACGCGTTTCATGATGACGCTCGCTGACGCGGTGGATCTTGTGTTGTACGCTTTTGAGCACGGAAACAATGGCGACATTTTTGTGCAAAAGGCGCCGGCAGCTACGGTGGAGGTGTTGACTCATGCCATTCTGGAGTTGATTCGCAAGCCAGACCATCGGGTGCACGTGATGGGCACTCGCCACGGCGAAAAGCTCTATGAAGCGCTTCTCAGCCGGGAGGAGATGGCGTGCGCCGAGGACATGGGTAACTATTTCCGTGTGCCGCCTGACGGGAGGGACCTGAACTATGCCAAGTTTGTGGAGCAAGGCGAGCAGCGACTGACGCAAACCACGCACGGTGAAGACTATAACTCGCACAACACCACCCGGCTGGACGTGGAAGGGATGAAGCAGCTGCTGCTAAAGCTGGACTTTATGCAACGCATTGCCCGTGGAGAACACGCCTTAGCGGAGGAGTGA
- a CDS encoding glycosyltransferase family 4 protein, giving the protein MKKILINASNLHVGGGVQVATSFILELSRMLDRLCACELVVYVSSAVDANLISSGFDLTLIRNYRVIDVRGLEALRRGVSDNFYGFDLVFTIFGPMYLPRSIRNHVVGFAQSWIIYPKNDVSLRLPLKERLRLRLKFIVQWWFFRTSSQLIVEAKHVRDGLIKEKYFPGDRIDVVSNCVSAIYYEPARWEPVLGLNGGPPGVVKIGYVSRAYIHKNIDFLVDVARELRLVGGVEYQFFVTLNSDEWEARSDEFRRNIFNVGPLNVAQCPSFYKSMDAVFFPSLLESFSATPLEAMLMRRPLFASDRDFVRDCCGVNALYFDPLDPSAAAKKIADWFCKADDDVRESHLERAYRHVMSRPGSRDRACSYIDIINAKMNS; this is encoded by the coding sequence ATGAAGAAGATACTAATTAACGCTTCCAATCTTCACGTCGGCGGAGGGGTTCAGGTCGCGACTTCGTTTATTTTAGAGCTATCGAGGATGCTCGATCGCCTGTGTGCGTGTGAGTTGGTTGTTTATGTGTCATCTGCCGTAGATGCCAACCTGATTTCCTCGGGATTCGATCTGACATTGATCAGAAATTACCGAGTTATAGATGTCCGTGGTCTTGAGGCGTTGAGACGAGGGGTGAGCGATAATTTTTACGGATTCGATTTAGTGTTTACGATTTTCGGGCCGATGTATTTGCCGCGGTCAATTAGAAATCATGTTGTTGGGTTCGCGCAGTCTTGGATTATTTATCCAAAGAACGATGTTAGTCTGAGATTGCCGCTGAAAGAGAGATTGCGCTTGCGATTGAAGTTTATCGTGCAGTGGTGGTTCTTTCGAACATCTTCGCAATTGATTGTGGAAGCCAAGCATGTAAGGGACGGACTAATTAAAGAAAAGTACTTTCCAGGTGATCGAATCGATGTGGTTAGTAATTGTGTTTCAGCTATCTATTATGAACCTGCGCGATGGGAGCCGGTACTTGGTTTGAATGGTGGGCCACCAGGTGTCGTAAAGATTGGTTACGTTTCGCGTGCATATATCCACAAGAATATAGATTTCTTGGTGGATGTGGCTCGTGAATTGAGGTTGGTTGGCGGTGTCGAATATCAGTTTTTTGTGACATTGAACTCGGATGAGTGGGAGGCGCGAAGCGATGAGTTTCGTAGAAATATATTTAATGTGGGTCCGTTAAATGTTGCCCAATGCCCTTCGTTTTATAAATCAATGGATGCCGTTTTTTTTCCGAGCCTTCTCGAATCTTTTTCTGCGACTCCCTTGGAGGCAATGCTGATGCGTCGACCTCTCTTTGCCTCGGATAGAGATTTTGTGCGAGATTGTTGCGGGGTGAACGCGCTCTATTTTGACCCGTTGGATCCGTCGGCGGCCGCAAAGAAGATTGCTGATTGGTTTTGTAAGGCAGACGATGATGTGCGAGAGAGTCATTTGGAGCGTGCATATCGACATGTGATGTCTCGGCCAGGGAGTAGAGATCGGGCATGTTCTTATATTGATATTATTAATGCAAAAATGAATTCGTAA
- a CDS encoding O-antigen ligase family protein, with protein MMKNGINKSSALLPIFLLSISLVGNVGTLLKLALMMPLLFIFNGNRSFEFLDIKFFILLIFLFVYAVNFTLAGHQGGSVDISLLSFPCGLYLIGRWLGKNCEDGLEFFKSVIFIAFSLGVVAIVSVYLDVYNFGFFGIGRNIELITAQGIDTSATVMSGYLILINSLSGAFFMLRGRGGKNAVFIFLLAIFAAAVVVVFRLGSRTQLVVIFSSLCLGYMLNRRRAGLLSVTFVVLMVSVVAVFSDNGGDNFLSYYFKDRVDDAESSAASAGGRTDRWDRSISLLYQNPFGWGVDEIGYSHNFWLDSARNGGWLALILLLIFTWLSLRVTWRALRLHRRDRYFVTSVICTTSGFYLLFFVEPILDGFLYPFSAYCALLGIITSVARKPRFYGTYKPLKIDKDARQYGTGNYSI; from the coding sequence ATGATGAAAAACGGCATTAATAAATCAAGCGCACTTCTTCCGATTTTTCTGCTTTCCATTTCGTTGGTTGGAAATGTGGGGACGCTTTTGAAGCTGGCTTTGATGATGCCACTCCTTTTCATATTTAACGGGAATAGATCTTTTGAATTCTTGGATATAAAATTTTTTATTTTATTGATTTTTTTGTTCGTTTATGCGGTGAATTTTACGCTTGCCGGGCATCAAGGCGGGTCCGTTGATATCTCATTGTTGTCATTCCCGTGTGGACTTTATCTGATTGGGCGATGGCTGGGGAAAAACTGCGAAGATGGTCTGGAATTTTTTAAGTCTGTGATTTTTATCGCATTTTCCCTTGGTGTTGTTGCCATCGTTTCGGTATATCTAGATGTATATAATTTTGGCTTCTTCGGAATTGGTAGAAATATTGAGCTAATTACCGCGCAAGGAATAGATACTAGTGCCACGGTGATGAGTGGATATTTAATTCTAATAAACTCTCTTTCGGGTGCTTTTTTCATGCTTCGGGGGAGAGGTGGAAAGAATGCCGTGTTTATATTCCTGTTGGCTATCTTTGCGGCAGCGGTGGTGGTGGTCTTTCGTCTTGGTTCACGAACGCAACTGGTGGTCATTTTTTCCTCATTATGCCTGGGCTATATGTTGAACAGAAGGCGGGCAGGACTCTTATCGGTTACGTTCGTAGTTTTGATGGTGAGCGTGGTTGCAGTATTTAGTGATAATGGTGGTGATAATTTTCTATCTTATTATTTTAAAGATAGAGTTGACGATGCGGAATCGTCTGCCGCAAGCGCGGGAGGGCGGACGGATCGGTGGGATAGATCAATCTCCTTGCTCTATCAAAACCCATTTGGGTGGGGTGTTGATGAAATTGGATACTCCCATAATTTTTGGCTAGATTCGGCAAGAAATGGCGGATGGTTGGCTCTAATCCTGTTGCTTATCTTTACCTGGCTCTCGCTACGGGTTACCTGGAGGGCATTGAGACTCCACAGAAGAGATAGATACTTTGTTACATCGGTAATCTGTACAACAAGCGGATTTTATCTACTTTTCTTTGTGGAGCCTATTCTTGATGGCTTCTTGTATCCTTTTTCAGCCTATTGCGCATTGCTTGGAATTATAACTAGCGTGGCAAGGAAGCCGAGGTTCTACGGAACGTACAAGCCGTTGAAAATAGATAAAGATGCGAGGCAATATGGGACTGGGAATTACAGTATTTAG
- a CDS encoding sugar transferase, with the protein MNKSQKSLAPIVLFVFARPDHTKRTLEALAANDLAEDSDLIIYSDAARNQLQFDAVNEVRLLAKATTGFRSVTLIERQSNYGLAKNIIEGVTEACARYERVIVLEDDHVTSSRFLTFMNLALDRYQADERVWHVSGWNYPIDPGALGDAFFLRVMNCWGWGTWKDRWQHFEKNTEKLISEFDEKMIRDFDLNGSGVFWSQVILNLENKIDTWAIYWYATIFKNGGLCLNPSVSYLDNIGHDGSGTHGSRAGRTYSTSLSTNPAPNLPVDIAESELGIERIFEYYQSIRPKLARRIASKAHAFFKRMGAL; encoded by the coding sequence ATGAATAAATCTCAAAAGTCCCTGGCACCAATTGTTCTGTTCGTTTTCGCGAGACCGGATCACACAAAAAGAACGCTGGAGGCACTGGCAGCTAATGACCTTGCAGAAGATAGCGATCTTATTATCTATTCAGATGCTGCTCGCAACCAGCTGCAATTTGATGCTGTCAACGAAGTCCGTCTTCTAGCCAAAGCGACTACTGGTTTCCGAAGCGTTACTTTGATTGAGCGGCAAAGCAACTATGGCCTCGCGAAGAATATTATCGAGGGCGTAACTGAAGCGTGCGCCCGCTACGAACGAGTGATCGTCTTGGAAGATGACCACGTAACAAGTAGCCGCTTCTTGACATTTATGAATCTTGCGCTTGATCGCTATCAAGCCGACGAGCGCGTGTGGCATGTCAGCGGATGGAACTATCCAATTGATCCCGGTGCGTTGGGCGACGCTTTTTTTCTTCGCGTGATGAACTGCTGGGGTTGGGGTACATGGAAAGATAGATGGCAGCATTTTGAAAAGAATACAGAGAAATTGATTTCTGAGTTTGATGAGAAAATGATCCGCGATTTTGATTTAAACGGATCCGGTGTATTTTGGAGTCAAGTTATTCTAAATTTAGAAAATAAGATTGACACGTGGGCAATATATTGGTACGCAACCATATTTAAAAACGGTGGATTGTGCTTGAATCCATCGGTGAGCTATCTAGATAATATTGGGCACGATGGGAGCGGTACTCACGGAAGTAGGGCGGGGCGCACATATTCGACATCACTGAGCACCAATCCTGCCCCAAATCTCCCCGTTGATATTGCCGAAAGCGAATTGGGAATAGAAAGAATATTTGAGTATTACCAATCCATTAGACCAAAACTTGCCAGGAGAATCGCAAGCAAAGCGCACGCGTTTTTTAAGAGGATGGGAGCGCTATGA
- a CDS encoding glycosyltransferase family 4 protein: MATRILLLTQWFDPEPTFKGMVFARELVRQGFDVEVLTGFPNYPSGKVYPGYRIKPLQREMIDGVQVTRVPLYPNHDQSAVKRVLNYVSFAASSLLYGLFMAKRADVIYAYHPPLTVGIAASLIRLFRRIPVVYDIQDMWPDTLRATGMVRNERALNIVARVCGWVYRRVDHIVVLSPGFKQLLVQRGVPAAKVDVIYNWADEAALAAPAGRLPNGFPGQERFRILFAGNMGKAQALDSVLDAAALLQARESRVYFVLLGGGVEVDRLKALATERQLRNVMFLPPVPMAEVGTVLNAADALLVHLRKDPLFRITIPSKTQAYMTVGKPLLMAVDGDAGDLVMRSGGGMATESENPEALSTAAELLASLSPEDLQRMGEGARRFYQNDLALAVGVASFGAIFRRLASNKQSR; the protein is encoded by the coding sequence ATGGCCACTCGGATCTTATTGCTGACGCAGTGGTTTGACCCTGAGCCGACTTTCAAAGGCATGGTATTCGCCCGGGAATTGGTCCGTCAGGGTTTTGATGTGGAAGTGCTCACGGGATTTCCAAACTATCCAAGCGGAAAGGTGTACCCCGGCTATCGAATTAAGCCGCTGCAGCGTGAGATGATCGACGGCGTTCAGGTGACGCGGGTCCCTCTGTATCCCAATCACGATCAATCTGCTGTCAAGCGCGTGTTGAACTATGTCAGTTTTGCGGCGTCGTCTCTCCTCTATGGGCTATTTATGGCCAAAAGAGCTGACGTCATCTATGCCTATCACCCGCCTTTGACTGTAGGGATCGCCGCAAGCCTGATTCGGCTGTTTCGCCGCATTCCGGTTGTATATGACATTCAGGATATGTGGCCGGATACGCTGCGAGCTACCGGCATGGTCAGGAACGAGAGGGCATTGAACATCGTGGCTCGCGTTTGCGGGTGGGTGTATCGGCGAGTGGATCATATTGTTGTGTTGTCGCCCGGCTTCAAGCAACTTCTCGTGCAGCGTGGCGTGCCTGCCGCGAAGGTTGATGTGATCTATAACTGGGCCGATGAGGCTGCGTTGGCCGCGCCAGCTGGCAGGTTGCCGAACGGATTCCCGGGCCAAGAACGGTTCCGCATCCTCTTCGCTGGCAACATGGGTAAAGCGCAAGCGCTGGATTCAGTGCTGGATGCCGCCGCTTTGCTGCAGGCACGGGAATCGCGCGTGTATTTTGTCCTGCTGGGTGGTGGAGTCGAGGTAGACAGGCTGAAGGCTCTGGCTACTGAGCGGCAATTGCGGAATGTCATGTTCCTACCGCCGGTGCCAATGGCCGAGGTGGGAACTGTGCTCAACGCTGCGGACGCCTTGCTCGTACACCTTCGGAAGGACCCACTATTCCGGATAACGATCCCGTCGAAGACGCAGGCATACATGACAGTGGGGAAGCCGCTTTTAATGGCGGTGGATGGGGATGCTGGCGATCTGGTCATGCGATCGGGGGGAGGGATGGCTACGGAATCCGAGAACCCTGAAGCCCTTTCGACAGCTGCTGAATTGCTGGCCTCCCTTTCGCCTGAGGACTTGCAACGGATGGGGGAGGGGGCGAGGCGTTTTTACCAGAATGACCTCGCACTGGCCGTAGGTGTCGCCAGCTTCGGAGCTATTTTCCGGCGGTTGGCGTCAAATAAGCAATCAAGATGA
- a CDS encoding glycosyltransferase: MTPSYGAELIEDSICQRAIIRKLSLIDEFSRLDEGLYSDFGGPLKMACIFVGGIAPLEMYSKEREASKSALQNAAENFQNGFISGLVENNEEDIEVITAPFFSSWPSFHRSPYIRNAKSVDERGIKITGVGYVNFPIIKNIHKYINIRKALSLRLMDVGGGCEVIVYSLNLAYLAAVASMKKIGVPVKTGVIVTDLPQHPGDCGLMYRLYLKHIEKRLLSRFLNDIDFFVLLTEQMSTELKVDKRRCVIMEGLYDESRLMGGIADPKVRYGEKVVLYTGTLDHRYGIPRLVDAFKSISDRAVELWICGAGNSEDLVRQAAKDFPRIKFLGKKDRDEIALLQRHADLLINPRNNEGEYNRFSFPSKLMEYLASGTPTLIYKLDGIPKEYYEFLYTVEELKGETLAGAILRVLDIPETESKERALSGSDFIKNRKNARKQVGRVLDFMRDKN; the protein is encoded by the coding sequence TTGACGCCTTCCTATGGTGCAGAATTAATCGAAGATTCCATCTGCCAGCGAGCCATCATACGAAAACTCAGTTTAATAGACGAGTTCTCTCGACTTGATGAAGGTTTGTATTCAGATTTTGGAGGTCCACTAAAAATGGCTTGCATCTTTGTTGGAGGCATTGCTCCTCTTGAGATGTACTCGAAGGAAAGGGAGGCTTCGAAGTCCGCCCTACAGAATGCTGCAGAAAATTTCCAAAATGGTTTCATTTCTGGTTTAGTCGAAAATAACGAGGAAGATATAGAGGTAATAACCGCGCCGTTCTTTAGTAGTTGGCCATCATTCCACAGATCTCCGTATATAAGAAATGCGAAATCAGTGGATGAGAGGGGTATTAAAATTACTGGGGTCGGTTATGTAAATTTTCCAATTATAAAGAATATACATAAGTATATAAATATAAGAAAGGCATTATCGTTGCGGCTGATGGATGTCGGTGGAGGCTGCGAGGTTATTGTCTATTCTTTAAATCTGGCATATCTGGCGGCTGTTGCCTCGATGAAGAAAATTGGGGTGCCGGTAAAGACTGGGGTAATTGTTACGGATCTCCCGCAGCACCCAGGTGATTGTGGCCTTATGTATAGACTTTACCTAAAACATATTGAGAAGCGGCTGCTATCAAGATTTTTGAATGATATTGACTTCTTTGTCTTGTTAACAGAGCAGATGTCCACTGAGCTCAAAGTCGACAAGCGGAGGTGCGTGATTATGGAGGGGTTGTATGACGAGTCACGCTTGATGGGGGGTATTGCGGATCCGAAGGTGCGATATGGCGAAAAGGTTGTTCTATATACGGGTACTCTGGATCACCGATATGGAATTCCACGGCTTGTCGATGCATTTAAATCAATAAGCGATCGAGCCGTAGAGCTGTGGATCTGTGGTGCAGGGAATTCGGAGGATCTGGTCAGACAGGCGGCCAAGGATTTTCCAAGAATCAAGTTTCTTGGTAAAAAGGATCGCGATGAGATAGCACTTCTACAGCGCCACGCCGACTTGTTGATAAATCCTCGTAATAATGAAGGGGAATACAATAGATTTTCGTTTCCATCCAAGTTGATGGAGTATTTGGCGTCTGGTACGCCAACGTTGATCTATAAGTTGGATGGAATACCTAAGGAGTATTACGAGTTTCTTTACACTGTTGAGGAATTGAAAGGCGAAACGTTGGCGGGCGCGATTTTAAGGGTTCTAGATATTCCAGAGACTGAGTCGAAGGAGAGGGCTTTGTCAGGATCGGATTTTATTAAAAATAGAAAAAATGCGAGAAAACAAGTGGGGCGGGTGTTAGATTTTATGAGGGATAAAAATTAA
- a CDS encoding glycosyltransferase family 4 protein, whose translation MVNTIFPDASSRLGLPAPVYGGWMYALAGDLAAISGIELAVATVYEGERSQYFDINGIRYYLIPRCKRFRRASSSVLNWRQVALDFQPDLAHVHGTECSHGMEMMEACPTLKYLVSIQGLVSVYHRYYMAGMSNWEVFRNITLRDILRWDTLFHARRSFQRRGIVEREYINRAIAVIGRTEWDYSHIKAIRPDATYHFCNESLRDEFYSAEKWSVDRCVPHSIFLSQASYPIKGLHEVLKAVALLKRDFPDIKVKIAGNDITKSSSLADRLKRSGYGKYVRNLIVQLGLTPHVEFLGSKSAAAMRAEYMKSHVFISPSSIENSPNSIGEAQILGVPVLASFVGGVPTMLQEFAKNSLYRFGEYEVLAVKIREIFKHTGATAQMAGEGMAYASQRHDRQKNLNKMLSIYRECAAVKAG comes from the coding sequence GTGGTCAATACGATATTTCCCGACGCTTCGAGCCGCCTAGGTCTGCCCGCGCCTGTGTATGGCGGATGGATGTATGCTCTGGCGGGCGATTTGGCCGCCATCTCTGGCATTGAACTGGCGGTGGCCACGGTATATGAGGGAGAGCGGAGCCAATATTTTGATATTAATGGCATCCGCTACTATTTAATTCCGAGATGCAAGAGGTTCCGGCGTGCAAGTTCCTCCGTACTAAACTGGCGTCAGGTTGCGCTTGATTTCCAGCCGGACCTCGCACACGTTCACGGAACCGAGTGCAGCCATGGCATGGAAATGATGGAGGCGTGCCCGACGCTGAAATATCTAGTCTCCATACAGGGTCTTGTCTCGGTTTATCACCGTTACTACATGGCTGGAATGAGTAACTGGGAAGTTTTTCGGAACATTACACTGCGGGACATCCTGCGCTGGGACACGCTTTTTCATGCGCGGCGTTCCTTCCAACGACGTGGAATTGTTGAGAGAGAATACATAAATCGAGCGATCGCAGTTATCGGACGTACGGAGTGGGACTATTCCCATATAAAGGCGATTCGCCCAGATGCTACATATCACTTCTGCAATGAATCGCTGCGGGACGAATTCTATTCGGCTGAAAAATGGAGCGTGGATAGATGCGTTCCTCACTCAATTTTCTTGAGCCAAGCAAGCTATCCGATTAAGGGATTGCACGAGGTCCTAAAAGCTGTGGCGCTTCTGAAAAGGGATTTTCCAGATATTAAGGTGAAAATCGCTGGGAACGATATCACAAAATCCTCATCGTTAGCAGATCGGCTAAAACGATCTGGCTATGGAAAATATGTGCGAAATCTGATCGTACAGCTAGGTCTTACGCCTCATGTCGAGTTTTTAGGGTCGAAGTCAGCCGCGGCGATGAGGGCTGAGTATATGAAGTCGCATGTTTTCATATCACCTTCGAGTATTGAGAATAGTCCAAATTCGATTGGTGAGGCACAGATTCTAGGTGTCCCCGTGCTTGCTTCTTTCGTAGGAGGCGTACCAACGATGCTTCAGGAATTTGCAAAGAACTCTCTATATCGATTTGGCGAGTATGAAGTTCTAGCTGTAAAAATTAGAGAAATATTCAAACATACCGGTGCGACCGCCCAGATGGCGGGAGAGGGGATGGCGTATGCATCCCAGCGCCATGATAGGCAGAAAAATCTGAACAAAATGCTTTCGATTTATCGAGAGTGTGCTGCTGTTAAGGCAGGGTAA
- the wbjC gene encoding UDP-2-acetamido-2,6-beta-L-arabino-hexul-4-ose reductase has protein sequence MKVLITGANGFVGKNLQLHLAERKDVQVVSFTRADDVAKLPDLLQGLDFVFHLAGVNRSQDPRDFAAGNVELTQALCRAVCAVAETSGKRVPIVYTSSIQAARGNVYGQSKHEAEQALRAAAHSHQVPVHIFRLPNVFGKWCKPNYNSAVATFCHNIARDLPIHINDPAAVVRLAYVDDVIERFVQLMDGADAAAGSDGFAIISPQYTTTVGELADQIQAFKDSRTTLMTERVGTGLLRALYATYVSYLPVESFAYSVPQHGDPRGVFVEMLKTSDSGQFSFFTAHPGITRGGHYHHTKTEKFLVIKGQARFKFRHMQTGQSHELLTSGEKPEIVETVPGWTHDITNIGTDEMIVMLWANEVFDRARPDTFSCPL, from the coding sequence ATGAAGGTGCTTATCACTGGAGCAAACGGCTTTGTCGGCAAGAACTTGCAGCTTCACCTGGCCGAGCGCAAGGACGTACAGGTAGTGTCTTTCACCCGCGCTGATGACGTGGCAAAACTACCGGATCTGCTACAAGGACTTGACTTTGTTTTTCATCTGGCCGGAGTGAATCGCTCGCAGGATCCTCGGGATTTCGCCGCCGGTAACGTGGAGCTGACGCAGGCGCTGTGTCGAGCTGTATGCGCGGTGGCTGAGACCTCCGGCAAGAGGGTGCCCATCGTGTATACGTCGTCTATCCAGGCGGCGCGTGGAAATGTATACGGCCAAAGCAAGCACGAGGCGGAGCAGGCGCTGCGTGCGGCTGCGCACAGTCACCAAGTGCCGGTGCATATCTTTCGGTTGCCGAACGTGTTCGGTAAGTGGTGCAAGCCAAACTACAACTCCGCGGTGGCAACCTTCTGTCACAATATCGCGCGCGATTTGCCCATCCATATTAATGATCCTGCTGCGGTCGTAAGGCTGGCCTATGTAGACGATGTGATAGAGCGTTTTGTACAGCTAATGGACGGCGCGGATGCTGCCGCTGGGAGCGACGGTTTCGCTATCATTTCGCCGCAGTACACCACGACGGTGGGCGAGCTTGCAGATCAGATTCAGGCTTTCAAGGATAGCCGAACAACGCTGATGACCGAGCGCGTGGGTACGGGGCTGCTGCGGGCGCTATATGCTACTTACGTAAGCTACCTGCCGGTGGAATCGTTTGCATACTCGGTGCCGCAGCACGGTGACCCCCGCGGTGTGTTCGTCGAAATGCTCAAGACATCGGACTCCGGCCAATTCTCTTTTTTTACAGCCCATCCCGGTATCACGCGGGGTGGCCACTATCATCACACGAAGACGGAGAAGTTCCTCGTGATCAAAGGCCAGGCGCGGTTCAAGTTCCGCCATATGCAGACCGGTCAATCTCATGAACTGCTCACCTCGGGCGAAAAGCCGGAGATTGTGGAGACCGTGCCGGGTTGGACGCATGACATCACGAACATCGGCACCGACGAGATGATCGTCATGTTATGGGCTAACGAGGTGTTTGATCGTGCCCGTCCAGACACTTTTTCTTGTCCGCTATAA
- the wecB gene encoding non-hydrolyzing UDP-N-acetylglucosamine 2-epimerase: MNRLKVMTVVGTRPEIIRLSRVLARLDEYCDHVLVHTGQNYDYELNQIFFDDLGIRKPDHFLNAAGGSAAETIGKIIIAVDSVLAAEKPDAMLVLGDTNSCMAVLPAKRRKIPVFHMEAGNRCFDQRVPEEINRRIVDHTADINLTYSSIAREYLLREGLPPEMVIKTGSPMAEVLEHYRSRIDSSDVLARLEVMEGRFFVVSAHREENIDSDANFGKLVNVLNAVAERYDLPVIVSTHPRTQKRVDVIGAKFHSNVQLLKPLGFTDYNKLQVAAKVVLSDSGTINEESSILNFPALNLREAHERPEGMEEAAVMMVGLEAERVLQGIEILADQPRGESRLLRQVADYSMPNVSDKVLRIIHSYTDYVNRVVWKKY, translated from the coding sequence ATGAATAGACTCAAAGTCATGACTGTGGTCGGTACACGGCCGGAGATCATCCGCCTCTCGCGCGTTCTTGCTCGACTCGATGAGTATTGCGATCATGTGCTGGTGCATACCGGGCAAAACTACGACTACGAACTCAATCAGATATTTTTTGATGATTTGGGTATTCGAAAGCCTGACCATTTTCTGAATGCAGCGGGCGGCAGCGCAGCAGAGACGATCGGCAAGATCATCATAGCTGTGGATAGTGTGCTGGCAGCCGAAAAGCCGGATGCCATGTTGGTTCTTGGCGATACGAATAGCTGTATGGCCGTGCTACCGGCAAAGCGACGCAAGATCCCAGTGTTCCATATGGAAGCAGGAAATCGCTGCTTTGATCAACGGGTGCCAGAGGAGATCAATCGGCGCATTGTTGACCATACCGCTGACATCAACCTGACCTACAGTTCAATCGCACGTGAGTATTTGCTTCGCGAGGGCTTGCCGCCCGAGATGGTGATTAAGACCGGTAGCCCCATGGCGGAAGTGCTGGAGCACTATCGGTCGCGGATTGATTCGTCAGACGTACTGGCCCGCCTGGAGGTGATGGAGGGGCGGTTCTTTGTGGTGAGCGCGCATCGAGAGGAGAACATCGATTCCGATGCGAACTTCGGCAAATTGGTGAATGTGCTCAACGCTGTAGCGGAGCGCTACGACCTTCCGGTGATTGTTTCGACGCATCCTCGGACGCAAAAGCGAGTGGATGTCATCGGTGCGAAGTTTCATTCGAACGTTCAACTGCTAAAGCCGCTTGGTTTCACGGACTACAACAAGCTGCAGGTTGCCGCGAAGGTGGTGCTATCTGATAGCGGCACCATCAACGAAGAGTCCTCCATCTTGAATTTCCCGGCATTGAACCTGCGCGAGGCACATGAGCGCCCGGAGGGTATGGAGGAAGCTGCCGTGATGATGGTCGGTCTAGAGGCAGAGCGGGTTCTGCAGGGCATTGAGATTCTGGCGGACCAGCCTCGCGGTGAGAGTCGGCTTCTGCGCCAGGTCGCGGACTACAGTATGCCAAACGTTTCCGACAAGGTGCTTCGCATCATTCACAGCTACACCGACTACGTAAACCGCGTGGTGTGGAAGAAGTACTGA